The DNA region TTTAGCAGTCGGAAGTGATATTGATTATGCTGATGAAATTACACTGATAAAATCAGTTGAAGGAAGGACGCAAATGTGATGTTTAATCTTTCTAAACGATCAAAATGGGACTCAACTGTTTTTGATCACCAGTTAATTGACGCAATCGATAATGCAAAATATGATTACGAAAAAGCTAAAATGTCAGAGGAAGCATTATTTGAAAGTAATATTGATCCGCGTTTGATTAAAGCACAGACGGCTTTTGCGAAACAGAAATATTTCTTTTTGCTTCGTGCCTCGCGTGAACGTCAAATGAAAGGCCA from Weissella diestrammenae includes:
- a CDS encoding YaaL family protein — protein: MFNLSKRSKWDSTVFDHQLIDAIDNAKYDYEKAKMSEEALFESNIDPRLIKAQTAFAKQKYFFLLRASRERQMKGHWQNVFMRPE